A single window of Chitinophaga sp. XS-30 DNA harbors:
- a CDS encoding MFS transporter yields the protein MDLKPRQTLTEQEVRHGLKMVIWDGLASETMTTLTGGAFIIAMAILLGASNLQLGLIAALPTLVNLFQLISIWLVRRYNNRRVVTVVGSLLARFPLVIIGLLPLLLPQYATIELIIPILFFYYFSGAIAGAAWNSWMKDLVPERKLGGYFAKRSSYMQTMNVVLSLVLALGLDYLRDNYPVLEMDAYGWMFIVAGIVGIIGTLYLSKTPEPQSFLTRENIFSMLRRPLKDSNFRRLLIFNSAWVFAVNIASPFFTVFMMKSMGLNLSYIIGLTILSQLSSILTIRIWGHFADRYSNKTIIAIGAPIYILCLVAWCFVGIYSQLWANLTLLALIHILMGFSNAGINLSLTNIGLKLAPSADAIVYLSTRNVVTAVFSAIAPLLGGSLADYFTGRHLKIDAEWGGPNWTKAFHLVELHEWNFLFAFGAIIALVAVNRLARVKETGEVEKDTVVRIMRSTLRNNLKENFIVGNLMNGYSHLRSAFRKRFF from the coding sequence ATGGATTTGAAGCCACGGCAGACACTTACGGAACAGGAAGTCAGGCACGGATTAAAGATGGTTATCTGGGATGGATTGGCTTCAGAGACAATGACCACGCTGACGGGCGGGGCGTTCATCATAGCCATGGCTATCCTGCTGGGGGCCAGCAACCTGCAGCTGGGTTTGATCGCGGCATTGCCTACGCTGGTCAACCTGTTCCAGCTGATCTCCATCTGGCTGGTCAGGCGGTACAACAACCGCCGCGTGGTGACCGTTGTGGGCTCCCTGCTGGCCAGGTTCCCGTTAGTGATCATTGGCCTGCTCCCCCTGTTGTTGCCGCAATACGCGACCATTGAGCTGATCATACCCATCCTTTTCTTTTACTATTTTTCCGGGGCTATCGCCGGTGCGGCCTGGAACTCCTGGATGAAGGACCTGGTGCCGGAAAGGAAGCTGGGCGGCTATTTTGCCAAACGCAGCAGCTATATGCAGACGATGAACGTGGTGTTGAGCCTGGTACTGGCGCTGGGGCTGGACTATCTGCGGGACAATTATCCCGTCCTGGAGATGGACGCTTACGGCTGGATGTTCATTGTGGCCGGGATAGTGGGCATCATCGGAACGCTGTACCTTTCCAAAACCCCCGAGCCGCAATCCTTCCTGACGCGCGAGAACATATTTTCGATGCTTCGCCGGCCGCTGAAAGACAGCAATTTCAGAAGGCTGCTGATCTTCAATTCCGCCTGGGTCTTTGCCGTGAACATCGCTTCGCCCTTTTTTACGGTATTCATGATGAAGAGCATGGGCCTCAATCTTTCCTATATTATCGGCCTCACCATCCTCAGCCAGTTATCCAGCATTCTCACCATCCGGATATGGGGGCATTTCGCGGACCGCTACAGTAATAAAACGATCATCGCCATCGGTGCACCGATCTATATCCTGTGCCTGGTGGCCTGGTGTTTTGTCGGCATTTACTCGCAGCTGTGGGCCAACCTTACCTTGCTGGCATTGATTCACATCCTGATGGGATTTTCCAATGCGGGGATCAACCTGTCGCTGACCAATATCGGCCTGAAGCTTGCGCCCAGTGCTGATGCCATCGTTTATCTCTCCACCCGGAACGTGGTCACGGCGGTGTTCTCCGCTATAGCGCCGCTGCTGGGAGGCTCCCTGGCGGATTATTTCACCGGCCGCCACCTGAAGATCGATGCGGAGTGGGGTGGGCCTAACTGGACCAAAGCCTTTCACCTTGTGGAGCTGCATGAGTGGAACTTCCTCTTTGCCTTCGGGGCCATCATTGCCCTCGTTGCCGTGAACCGCCTGGCGAGGGTGAAGGAGACAGGGGAGGTGGAGAAAGACACGGTTGTGCGCATCATGCGCAGTACACTGCGGAACAACCTGAAGGAGAATTTCATTGTCGGTAATCTGATGAACGGGTATTCCCATCTGCGGAGCGCGTTCCGCAAGCGGTTCTTTTGA
- a CDS encoding c-type cytochrome, whose product MGRIWITGLIAGFLMASCNNTEKSAESDSLAMRQRFAASPVLTGEQSLKQLETEDGFSVQLVAAEPQVIVPVAMVFDEKGRMWVAEMTGYMPDTAGTGEEAPNGRIVILEDTTGDGAVDKRTVFLDSLVLPRALCFVEGGLLVAEPPRLWYVEVKGDKPGSKILVDEKYAEGGNVEHQPNGLLRAMDNWIYNAKSSKRYRKAGDRWLKETTHFRGQWGISQDNYGRLFYNNNSENVLGDYFSPGLGATNPNQRTVDGFNRNIVPDNRVYPIRATPGVNRGYMKGVLDDSLRLVNFTAACGPLVYRGGAYGNDFEGNIFVAEPSANLIKRNILRDSGYHALGRQAYQGKEFIASTDERFRPVNLHLGPDGTMYILDMYRGIIQHKTYLTPYLKNEIGMRSLSQPLNCGRIYRVLPEGVKGPQPVQLTADPGKLLAQLDDRNGWVRDKAQQMLVDGRYRQIIPALRARLQQTDRPLGLIHAMWTLEGLQALTINDIIALLQLPDENIRTQALAALPSLLNTSNSAIAVPLLEQLAASPRQAPAVAYVLPALQKANAAAAGRLLRSIWQRFPDNRFVADAVISNVRDREEALFEEITAWSADTNLVIRRHLQKVITDIANRRKAKLDETLVKEFPRGNLIYKTICQTCHGADGDGIQSLAPPLNHSDLVTGKKERLISIVLYGLTGPVEVNGKIYKAPEISGDMPGIINNDEFSDADLAQLMSFIRNAWGNKAGRVTEQDILKVKQQHKGREKPFTMEEL is encoded by the coding sequence ATGGGTAGGATTTGGATCACCGGCCTGATAGCCGGGTTTTTAATGGCCTCCTGCAACAACACGGAAAAGAGCGCCGAATCAGATTCCCTGGCCATGCGGCAGCGCTTTGCAGCATCACCCGTACTCACCGGAGAACAATCGTTGAAACAGCTGGAAACGGAAGACGGTTTTTCCGTACAGCTGGTAGCGGCCGAACCCCAGGTGATCGTACCCGTGGCGATGGTCTTTGACGAAAAAGGCCGGATGTGGGTGGCGGAAATGACCGGTTACATGCCGGATACCGCAGGCACCGGGGAAGAAGCGCCCAATGGCAGGATCGTTATACTGGAAGATACAACCGGGGATGGTGCGGTGGACAAACGTACCGTTTTCCTGGATTCCCTCGTACTTCCCCGCGCGCTTTGCTTCGTGGAAGGCGGTCTGCTGGTGGCGGAGCCGCCCCGGTTATGGTATGTTGAAGTGAAAGGGGACAAACCGGGCAGTAAGATCCTCGTGGACGAAAAATATGCGGAGGGCGGTAATGTGGAGCACCAGCCGAACGGCCTGCTCCGCGCTATGGACAACTGGATATATAATGCCAAATCCTCAAAACGATACCGCAAGGCTGGTGACCGCTGGCTGAAGGAAACCACACATTTCCGGGGGCAGTGGGGCATCTCGCAGGATAATTACGGCAGGCTTTTTTATAATAACAACTCTGAAAATGTACTGGGCGATTATTTCAGCCCCGGCCTGGGCGCCACCAATCCCAACCAGCGGACGGTGGACGGTTTCAACCGCAATATCGTACCGGATAACCGGGTATATCCCATCCGCGCTACGCCGGGTGTGAACAGAGGGTATATGAAAGGTGTGCTGGACGATAGCCTGCGCCTGGTGAACTTCACCGCAGCCTGCGGCCCCCTCGTGTACCGCGGCGGCGCCTATGGCAACGATTTTGAAGGCAATATTTTCGTTGCGGAGCCTTCCGCCAACCTCATCAAACGCAACATCCTGCGGGACAGCGGCTATCATGCGCTGGGCCGGCAGGCCTACCAGGGGAAGGAATTCATCGCCAGCACGGACGAACGTTTTCGCCCCGTTAACCTGCACCTCGGTCCCGATGGCACAATGTACATCCTGGATATGTACCGTGGCATCATTCAGCATAAGACCTATCTCACGCCTTACCTGAAGAACGAGATCGGTATGCGCAGCCTTTCACAGCCGCTGAACTGCGGCCGCATCTACCGCGTGCTGCCCGAAGGCGTGAAAGGCCCGCAACCGGTGCAACTGACGGCTGATCCCGGAAAACTGCTCGCGCAGCTGGACGACAGGAACGGCTGGGTGCGGGACAAAGCCCAGCAAATGCTGGTAGACGGGCGGTACCGGCAAATCATTCCGGCACTCCGCGCGCGCCTGCAACAAACAGATCGCCCGTTGGGCCTGATCCATGCTATGTGGACGCTGGAAGGCCTGCAGGCACTCACGATCAACGATATCATCGCACTGCTGCAGCTGCCGGATGAAAACATCCGGACACAGGCCCTGGCCGCCCTGCCTTCCTTGCTGAATACCTCCAACAGCGCCATTGCAGTGCCGCTACTGGAGCAACTGGCCGCCAGTCCCCGTCAGGCCCCTGCGGTGGCTTACGTGCTGCCGGCCCTGCAAAAAGCAAATGCCGCCGCTGCCGGGCGGCTCTTAAGATCCATCTGGCAGCGATTCCCGGACAACCGGTTTGTGGCGGATGCCGTGATCAGCAATGTGCGCGACAGGGAAGAAGCATTGTTCGAAGAGATCACCGCATGGAGCGCGGATACCAACCTCGTGATCCGCCGTCACCTGCAAAAGGTCATTACGGATATCGCCAATCGCCGTAAAGCGAAGCTGGATGAAACCCTGGTGAAAGAATTTCCCCGCGGCAACCTCATCTACAAAACCATCTGCCAGACCTGCCACGGCGCGGACGGAGACGGCATCCAGTCGCTTGCGCCTCCGCTTAATCATTCAGACCTGGTCACCGGCAAAAAAGAAAGGCTGATCTCCATTGTACTGTACGGCCTTACCGGACCCGTTGAAGTGAACGGCAAGATCTACAAAGCGCCCGAGATCAGCGGGGATATGCCCGGCATCATCAATAACGACGAATTTTCGGATGCTGACCTGGCACAGCTCATGAGCTTCATTCGCAACGCCTGGGGCAACAAGGCCGGACGGGTAACTGAGCAGGACATCCTGAAAGTAAAGCAGCAGCACAAAGGCCGCGAAAAACCGTTCACGATGGAAGAGCTGTAA
- a CDS encoding hybrid sensor histidine kinase/response regulator, whose translation MKLNTYIKRLLPLNMVRAIVHAGTEGLEESAAKKARIINGLSLVTAFLAFVVGHLFYFYTGLLEIYIPAMIEGALFSLIIVMNAFRRYNMASISVLIVHCAGAFYFGAMLGQLINISLMVAFLFGVCFLVYSKPKHQLIGIGATLLTLGLLEWNYYVQVFPPMEMPVYKQYIFRWVALPSFLLFDVLVMLYYVRENKTLYSRIKTFVYKVTHELRNQLNATFLTAQLIKREIRLDDGLKKIAPYVDLLLAANHNMRNIINNVLDMAEIEAGKVDTPEMETFAIGPFFHKLISLNKVRAGTRGIRLELSISKEMPEIILSDTLKLNLIVTNLLANAIKYANKESKVRMRVEKSGEGKFRVAVTNECPDIPPAKQAVLFDMFVRDRRNKHTEGTGLGLYIAKSKADSLQGSLQLTSRNGLTTFTLELPLLEGRQEDIAEDIMETDIDLSNIHVMVADDSDMNNMLLSRFLSLYGCVVTSVTSGMQLISKLKTMQNLPEIIILDYHMPGMNGEETLRHLKQAPYVRNIPVVICTGSLEHEQELMDAGAASIILKPVEPKDLFDVICRHLPRLSG comes from the coding sequence ATGAAGCTGAACACCTACATCAAACGACTGTTACCTTTGAACATGGTCCGTGCTATTGTGCACGCAGGCACGGAAGGCCTGGAAGAAAGCGCTGCCAAGAAGGCCCGGATCATCAACGGGCTTAGCCTGGTCACTGCATTCCTCGCTTTTGTGGTCGGGCATCTCTTTTATTTTTATACCGGTCTGCTGGAGATATACATTCCCGCCATGATCGAAGGCGCCCTGTTTTCGCTCATCATTGTGATGAACGCGTTCCGGCGTTACAACATGGCCAGCATAAGTGTGCTCATCGTACATTGCGCAGGGGCTTTCTATTTCGGCGCCATGCTGGGGCAGCTGATCAATATTTCCCTGATGGTCGCATTCCTGTTCGGCGTCTGCTTCCTGGTATATTCAAAACCGAAACACCAGCTGATCGGTATCGGCGCTACGCTGCTGACGCTGGGTTTGCTCGAATGGAACTATTACGTACAGGTGTTTCCCCCGATGGAAATGCCGGTTTATAAACAGTACATCTTCCGCTGGGTGGCCCTGCCATCCTTTCTGCTGTTCGATGTACTGGTGATGCTGTATTATGTGCGGGAGAACAAAACGCTTTACAGCCGTATCAAGACCTTCGTATATAAAGTTACGCACGAGCTGCGCAACCAGCTGAACGCCACTTTTCTTACCGCGCAACTGATCAAACGGGAGATCAGGCTGGATGACGGACTGAAAAAGATAGCGCCGTATGTTGACCTGCTGCTTGCCGCCAATCATAACATGCGCAACATCATCAACAATGTGCTGGATATGGCGGAGATTGAAGCGGGGAAAGTGGATACACCGGAAATGGAAACCTTTGCCATCGGCCCATTTTTTCACAAGCTGATCAGTCTCAATAAGGTAAGGGCAGGAACGCGGGGTATCCGGCTGGAGCTTTCCATTTCGAAAGAGATGCCGGAGATCATCCTCAGCGACACGCTCAAGCTGAACCTTATTGTCACCAACCTGCTGGCCAACGCCATCAAGTATGCCAATAAGGAAAGCAAGGTGCGCATGCGTGTGGAGAAGTCCGGAGAAGGGAAGTTCCGGGTGGCGGTGACCAATGAATGCCCTGATATACCGCCGGCCAAACAGGCGGTGCTGTTCGATATGTTCGTGAGGGACAGGCGCAACAAACATACGGAAGGCACCGGCCTGGGATTGTATATCGCCAAAAGCAAAGCGGATTCCCTGCAAGGTTCCCTGCAGCTGACCAGCCGTAACGGCCTTACTACTTTTACGCTGGAACTGCCGCTCCTGGAAGGCAGGCAGGAAGATATTGCGGAAGACATCATGGAAACGGATATCGACCTCAGCAATATTCATGTGATGGTAGCGGATGACAGCGATATGAACAATATGCTGCTCTCCCGGTTCCTGAGCCTCTACGGATGTGTGGTAACTTCCGTCACCAGCGGCATGCAGCTGATCAGCAAGCTGAAAACCATGCAGAATCTGCCGGAGATCATTATCCTGGACTATCATATGCCGGGTATGAACGGGGAAGAGACTTTGCGTCACCTGAAGCAGGCGCCTTATGTTCGCAACATCCCCGTAGTCATCTGTACCGGCAGCCTGGAGCATGAACAGGAACTGATGGATGCGGGAGCAGCCTCCATCATCCTGAAACCTGTGGAGCCAAAGGACCTGTTCGACGTGATTTGCCGGCATTTACCCCGGCTCAGCGGGTAA
- a CDS encoding endonuclease/exonuclease/phosphatase family protein, translating into MKKLMLLTFYAGLSLSCSKSDKAVSSEYEPPVADTSTQKVITVMSYNVRSCIPYVPAGNTTPDVSATADVIRSISPDVVLIQELDIKTTRSYNTDQLAALAGYTGMQYTYFSKASTYQGGDFGIAILSKHKIEFSKTHLLPKLEVPGRYVEQRALCETRITFPGGHTYTVATTHLDLTVENRLAQVPVIDSILSRSSYPVIFGGDLNAVPGSETIDLLDAAAFENTCKTNCFTIPSTGPDRQLDYITIRPAGKFKVVSHQVIGGVTASDHLPVVTVLEMK; encoded by the coding sequence ATGAAAAAATTGATGTTGCTGACCTTTTATGCTGGCCTCTCCCTATCCTGTTCCAAAAGCGATAAAGCCGTCTCTTCGGAATATGAACCTCCCGTTGCCGATACCTCCACTCAGAAGGTAATTACCGTCATGAGCTATAATGTCCGCTCCTGCATACCTTATGTTCCGGCGGGCAACACAACACCGGATGTCAGCGCAACGGCAGATGTGATCAGAAGCATAAGCCCCGATGTGGTGCTGATACAGGAACTGGACATCAAAACCACCCGTTCCTATAATACAGACCAGCTTGCCGCGCTGGCCGGATATACCGGCATGCAGTACACTTATTTCTCAAAGGCCAGCACCTATCAGGGCGGTGATTTTGGCATCGCTATATTGTCAAAACATAAAATTGAATTTTCTAAAACACATTTGCTGCCGAAACTGGAAGTACCGGGCCGGTACGTAGAGCAAAGAGCATTGTGCGAAACCCGGATCACCTTCCCGGGAGGGCATACCTACACCGTCGCGACTACCCACCTGGACCTCACTGTAGAAAACAGGCTGGCGCAGGTACCGGTCATTGACAGCATTCTTTCCCGGTCATCTTACCCCGTTATTTTCGGCGGGGATCTTAATGCCGTTCCCGGCTCCGAAACAATTGACCTGCTGGATGCCGCGGCTTTTGAAAATACCTGTAAAACGAACTGTTTTACGATCCCCTCAACCGGACCCGACAGGCAGCTGGATTACATCACTATCCGCCCGGCCGGCAAATTCAAGGTTGTCTCCCATCAGGTCATTGGTGGCGTAACCGCATCTGATCATTTACCGGTAGTAACCGTGCTGGAAATGAAATAA
- a CDS encoding RagB/SusD family nutrient uptake outer membrane protein codes for MKPAIKLFTGILLLIAAGCKKDFLDKFPLDSVTNETFWQTEAQLSAATLVCYSSFSKDLINLGEGCAESAYWGQITGGLNKVSGGQHGNDGFPVSSWWNTSYANIFRCNNFLENYNRADIPQEVKDRYAAEVKVIRAFNYFILTGLYGDVPLVDKVLTAEDPVTYGPRTPKAQVVDWMLEDMDWAAEKLSGERPVGKDIGRINKWGALAVKARVALQNERWEVAADAAWQVMQSNQFSLYADYTALFTIASNITTNPANRESIICGLYAKDLRMHNLSGEVCKPIDYVRFNPGKTLVDAYLCTDGKPAVKGYEYRDNNTVELSPLYDRTEPTYANYWENRDPRMGLTILKPGAAWTGGNDGTPGSNTTPTPIFHLPRFAGLKANNRNGANSMTGFYFIKYCDPSVALQTNGDYNDIQVLRYAEILLIYAEAKFKQGQLTQVILDQTVNQLRTRVGMHHMILTELAAWGMDIETELRRERRIELAFEGMRLFDIYRWKEGERMGLPVTGPRASIVIQELGQNPYAANGLDANGDIIYEKSVNEGGGRNFDPAKHYLWPVPNGERIKNPNLGQNPNWDL; via the coding sequence ATGAAACCAGCTATAAAATTATTCACCGGTATCCTGTTGCTTATTGCAGCAGGCTGTAAAAAAGATTTTCTCGACAAGTTCCCCCTGGATTCCGTTACCAATGAAACCTTCTGGCAAACAGAAGCGCAGTTGAGCGCTGCAACATTGGTATGTTATTCCTCTTTTTCCAAAGACCTGATCAACCTTGGAGAGGGTTGCGCCGAGTCAGCCTACTGGGGACAGATCACTGGCGGCCTCAACAAGGTTTCCGGCGGCCAGCATGGCAATGACGGCTTCCCGGTATCCAGTTGGTGGAATACCTCCTATGCAAACATATTCCGCTGCAATAACTTCCTGGAAAATTATAACCGTGCGGACATCCCGCAAGAGGTAAAGGACCGGTATGCAGCAGAAGTAAAGGTGATCCGTGCATTTAACTATTTTATCCTTACCGGCCTTTATGGTGATGTACCGCTGGTAGACAAGGTGCTCACCGCCGAAGATCCGGTAACATACGGGCCCCGCACTCCCAAAGCCCAGGTAGTGGACTGGATGTTGGAGGATATGGATTGGGCGGCAGAAAAACTAAGCGGAGAACGGCCTGTTGGCAAAGACATAGGCAGGATCAACAAATGGGGCGCCCTCGCTGTCAAAGCCCGCGTAGCGTTGCAGAACGAACGCTGGGAAGTAGCCGCTGACGCCGCATGGCAGGTAATGCAGTCCAACCAGTTCTCGTTATATGCAGATTATACGGCGTTATTCACGATCGCATCAAATATCACCACCAACCCCGCCAACAGGGAGTCCATTATCTGCGGCCTTTATGCGAAGGACCTGCGTATGCATAACCTGAGCGGCGAGGTCTGCAAGCCTATTGATTATGTGCGTTTCAATCCCGGTAAAACGCTGGTGGACGCTTATCTCTGTACTGATGGCAAACCTGCTGTCAAAGGATATGAATACCGGGACAACAACACCGTAGAGCTGTCACCCTTATATGACCGCACGGAGCCTACCTATGCCAATTACTGGGAGAACCGCGATCCCCGCATGGGCCTTACCATATTGAAGCCCGGCGCTGCCTGGACAGGTGGTAACGACGGCACCCCCGGCAGCAATACAACGCCTACTCCCATCTTTCACCTGCCCCGTTTCGCCGGTCTGAAAGCCAATAACAGGAATGGCGCCAATTCCATGACAGGCTTCTACTTCATCAAGTATTGCGATCCTTCCGTTGCCTTGCAAACCAATGGCGATTACAATGACATCCAGGTGCTCCGCTATGCGGAAATACTGCTTATCTACGCGGAAGCCAAATTCAAACAGGGTCAGCTGACGCAGGTGATCCTGGATCAAACCGTCAACCAGTTGCGTACACGCGTGGGCATGCACCATATGATATTGACGGAGCTGGCAGCCTGGGGAATGGACATTGAAACAGAGCTTCGCCGCGAACGCCGCATAGAGCTGGCTTTCGAAGGTATGCGCCTCTTTGATATCTATCGCTGGAAAGAAGGCGAGCGTATGGGCCTGCCGGTTACCGGCCCCAGGGCTTCCATTGTGATCCAGGAACTCGGTCAGAATCCTTATGCCGCCAACGGACTGGATGCCAATGGCGATATCATTTATGAAAAATCCGTGAATGAAGGGGGCGGCCGGAACTTTGACCCGGCCAAACACTACCTGTGGCCCGTTCCTAACGGCGAAAGAATAAAAAATCCAAACCTGGGCCAGAATCCCAATTGGGACCTGTAG